The following are from one region of the Trichoplusia ni isolate ovarian cell line Hi5 chromosome 1, tn1, whole genome shotgun sequence genome:
- the LOC113494462 gene encoding probable ATP-dependent RNA helicase DDX55 homolog — protein MVIKDWDKVKPKLSEPVLSCVRKQGFVAMTPIQAAVIPLIMSCKDVVAEAVTGSGKTLAFVVPMIEMLLKKQKDSPLRKDFIYAVIISPTRELATQIYKVIELFLQEPELSPVHVALLVGGRPVEADVETLQKGAHIAVCTPGRLQDLLAERKQLNLAGRLKELDILVLDEADRLLDLGFSSTLTTILQYLPRQRRTGLFSATQTKELQDLVRAGLRNPVVVSVKEKSTISTPLLLENYYVIVEPEDKFLFLLNFIRNRKIAKGLFFLPSCACVDYWADVLPVFLPDIKIFSIHGKMKLKRSKILEKFRAADNTILLCTDLLARGLDIPEVEWVLQWEPPTNPAALVHRVGRTARGGAAGCSLLPLLPTEDTYVPFIKTNQMVELKDWKQSKDEIKISPKLKEKVLSMLHEQQKSDRAVLDKGQRAFVSHMRAYSKHECNLLLQFKELPLGHIATSYGLLKLPLMPEIKQEHKDQFVGPKEQIDFNSIPYKDKQKEASRLQKLEEYKKSGVWPSKKKKKMIQSQPWEQAKQNKEERKLKRKKRKELKKNEPEGGKKRKGRTVTQEELNELAADIALMKKLKKRKITQDQFDQQFEG, from the exons atggtgATTAAAGATTGGGATAAGGTGAAGCCAAAGCTTTCAGAGCCCGTGTTATCCTGTGTTAGGAAGCAGGGTTTCGTAGCTATGACTCCTATACAAGCAGCGGTAATTCCGTTAATCATGTCGTGTAAGGATGTGGTGGCCGAGGCGGTTACCGGGTCCGGTAAGACGCTGGCTTTCGTTGTACCGATGATAGAAATGTTGTTGAAGAAGCAAAAGGACTCGCCCTTGAGGAAAGACTTCATTTATGCTGTTATTATATCACCTACTAGAGAACTGGCCACACAGATTTATAAG GTCATAGAATTGTTCCTGCAAGAGCCAGAATTGTCTCCTGTCCATGTTGCTCTCCTGGTTGGTGGCAGACCAGTGGAGGCGGATGTTGAGACCCTGCAGAAGGGAGCTCACATAGCTGTGTGCACTCCCGGCCGACTGCAAGACTTGCTGGCTGAGAGAAAGCAGCTCAACCTGGCAGGCCGGCTAAAAGAACtg GATATCCTAGTACTTGACGAAGCTGACCGCCTCCTAGACTTAGGCTTCAGTTCAACACTGACCACCATCCTCCAGTACCTCCCGCGCCAGCGCCGCACCGGCCTGTTCTCCGCCACACAGACCAAAGAACTCCAGGACCTAGTCAGGGCCGGCCTGAGGAACCCTGTCGTAGTCAGCGTCAAAGAAAAATCGACCATAAGCACTCCATTACTTCTAGAGAACTACTATGTAATTGTTGAACCAGAGGACAAATTCCTATTCCTtctaaattttataagaaatagGAAAATTGCAAAGGGTCTGTTCTTTTTACCGTCGTGCGCATGCGTCGATTATTGGGCGGACGTGTTGCCAGTGTTCTTgccagatataaaaatattttcgattcaTGGGAAAATGAAGCTGAAAAGAAGTAAGATTTTGGAGAAGTTCAGAGCAGCCGATAACACGATACTGTTGTGTACGGATTTACTGGCGAG AGGTTTAGACATCCCCGAAGTAGAATGGGTGTTACAATGGGAGCCGCCGACGAACCCGGCCGCCCTGGTCCACCGCGTGGGCCGCACTGCGCGGGGCGGCGCGGCCGGCTGCTCGCTACTGCCGCTGCTGCCCACCGAGGACACCTACGTACCCTTCATCAAGACCAACCAGATGGTCGAGCTCAAAGACTGGAAGCAGTCCAAGGATGAGATCAAGATCAGTCCGAAATTGAAGGAGAAA GTCTTATCAATGCTGCATGAACAACAAAAGAGTGACAGAGCAGTTTTAGACAAAGGTCAACGCGCTTTCGTCTCCCACATGCGGGCCTACTCGAAACACGAATGCAATCTCCTCTTACAATTCAAAGAGCTACCCTTAGGTCACATAGCAACAAGCTACGGCCTGTTGAAGCTTCCCTTAATGCCAGAAATAAAGCAAGAACATAAGGACCAGTTTGTGGGACCGAAGGAACAGATTGATTTTAACAGCATACCTTATAAAGATAAACAGAAAGAAGCAAGTAGGCTGCAGAAGTTGGAGGAGTACAAGAAGAGTGGTGTCTGGCCGtcgaagaagaaaaagaaaatg ATACAATCTCAACCATGGGAACAAGCAAAGCAGAACAAAGAGGAGCGTAAACTAAAAAGGAAGAAACGAAAAGAATTGAAAAAGAACGAGCCAGAAGGAGGGAAGAAGAGAAAAGGCAGAACGGTAACACAAGAAGAGTTGAACGAATTGGCAGCAGACATCGCACTCATGAAGAAACTAAAGAAACGGAAGATTACACAGGACCAGTTTGATCAACAGTTCGAAGGATAG
- the LOC113494491 gene encoding transmembrane protein 134, protein MTRPFGNSDKRFSIDDAFEEETDEAIKVYGATGDRSPLQNKYKNGSEYLSSKTYKCTEDTTSRDSDSLIHEYVEATQSMYCWNHPKVRENWKTVCAAVVLLLVGVGLLGMGAFAVAEPENGLQGAVFFVAGMICFVPGAYHVVYIWLAARGQRGYDFYHLPLFT, encoded by the exons atgaCGAGGCCGTTTGGTAACAGCGACAAGCGTTTTTCAATTGACGATGCTTTTGAGGAAGAGACTGATGAAGCTATAAAAGTGTACGGTGCTACTGGGGACAGATCGCCTTTAcagaacaaatacaaaaatggAAGTGAATATTTGTCCAG CAAAACCTACAAATGTACGGAAGACACGACGTCCCGCGACTCGGACTCGCTGATACACGAGTATGTGGAGGCCACGCAGTCCATGTACTGCTGGAACCACCCCAAGGTGCGGGAGAACTGGAAGACGGTGTGCGCGGCCGTCGTGCTGCTGCTCGTCGGGGTCGGCCTCCTCGGCATGGGCGCCTTCGCCGTCGCTGAGCCAGAGAACGGGCTCCAGGGCGCCGTGTTCTTCGTAGCCGGCATGATCTGCTTCGTCCCCGGCGCCTACCACGTCGTCTACATCTGGCTCGCCGCGCGAGGACAGAGAGGCTACGACTTCTATCACCTCCCATTGTTCACCTga
- the LOC113494576 gene encoding translation machinery-associated protein 16 homolog, with translation MPNIKKSIEKLKHPNSRKTLKIISKIKRNEKKDQNKVGTHIKQNLIGEKILWFKERIPEGCVVLNNEQTLNLIEQYLARFDEELEQIALKNSVGQRKNRQHASREDIINITKKKEQEEFETCGLEMPDLLDAQQMEVLRNWNGELRFLQHFKLKRIARKHLIK, from the coding sequence atgCCTAATATTAAGAAGAGtatagaaaaactaaaacatcCAAACAGTAGGAAGACCTTAAAAATTATAAGCAAGATAAAGAGAAACGAAAAGAAGGATCAGAACAAAGTGGGAACACACATAAAGCAAAACCTTATTGGTGAGAAGATTCTGTGGTTCAAAGAACGAATACCCGAAGGTTGTGTGGTTTTGAATAACGAACAGACGTTGAATTTGATAGAACAGTATTTGGCGCGCTTTGACGAGGAGTTGGAACAAATTGCGTTGAAGAACTCTGTTGGGCAAAGGAAAAACCGCCAACATGCTAGCAGGgaagatataattaatattactaagaAAAAAGAGCAAGAAGAGTTTGAAACATGTGGCTTGGAGATGCCTGACCTTCTTGATGCACAGCAGATGGAAGTTCTTAGGAACTGGAATGGTGAATTGAGGTTTCTTCAgcattttaagttaaaaagaatagctagaaaacatttaataaagtaa
- the LOC113494497 gene encoding RNA polymerase II-associated protein 1, translated as MFKRPKPGEDEDDILRMQEEFLNEKRKQTIQPAAAVTNLRPERNKRPINSEGGRKPSKYAQTKGLKGQAEKRTRLEDPSTSSVMGDILEKNTDTPEVLDAEDDNVYYPKVLPSLLGEIVERNVTDFVDYDTKVMPSQGFPVVSKRGSIFSKKTQIKKNEHTTMDIDEPSSSMDKVSNINLPPKSFIVESNDAENIHGENVKKLKEMSEKDILEEQKKLLSSLDPKLVEFLKTKRQQGSSAKITKVEEGATEAIDNKMEIIETPGVSTNDDLWDNDVLSHPKVNNWLHFDTLEKDKLEWMKGIEESKKIKMDEPYEARFDFTGYLLPYSIDYNEKTKPLFHHGDEPHRPGYSITELIELSRSTITQQRVMALNTIAGILEYHSAGTYKNIIEIPISKLFFIIRIAMDDNKVIVLEPALKAMRNLLYNRIDEASLDALIGFEEGTLQPCLENDKSEIEELQSRESEFTDYHLAEIDIMTALQRTEILQRLYYILETIRPSFNSVQYSLQILSRLARDSVDVALRIAEMDHLMYTIMKHFIPVTSTNFVFDPSIVYNGKPILAALKLLRILSLQSIEVTRILLTKYEILKPISEYISSGVDRTYGLKIQTEAFCTLSNILCFGLGTEVAIALSPVIVTALHKHVKGTDIFVESSILSATHAAVVLQLVNRLLRCILNGMDSYKSQIYPLLKEGVQKWMTQLSVADSYTCGHLRLLCSAIDCCKTVTLIENLPMKFLNDSLRNLSQSHGFDVIIKNLIPSSNLLSGLENKDLNLTKNLMSLGGSVIDSRQKVLPVLTVGSPIPFLASLFNLLTYVNDKETSETFLRHLSTYLSKLSNKVPSLCDNWFTRMEITFVFSVIKLSTQYDISEGSKDLLYTVANKLCYILRNDKKYELDFLFSYVVFNKHWFTAERLLNLVNLTDADGFSKALTSIEDIKLCYSKVVNMNYRDTGPNIRFRSWLEPILPRDWIYFPILTLYSKSQEADNTPKVVGEHAKRVAERVAADKEFIIRCSLEWILFNELCFPDLLNDIDVTDRFCRIMCVFLCDNSLFLDAKIKILLRKCTEVLFKKKSKLDFDKPLIGLINFQDFYTQLLEQFQSVSYGDPTFASCILVPLAQKHNVKWRKLLWSEYAGCLRALDCPEEVLCYDIKDYLYPEETDESLIQSYFLALSTNLLRPGTIAHRIASHHAASYSKRNVPQE; from the coding sequence ATGTTTAAACGCCCGAAACCTGGTGAAGATGAAGACGATATCCTCCGTATGCAAGAGGAGTTTCTTAACGAAAAACGTAAGCAAACTATTCAGCCTGCTGCTGCAGTAACTAACTTACGTccagaaagaaataaaagaccAATTAATAGCGAAGGTGGGCGAAAACCCTCAAAATATGCTCAAACTAAGGGTCTGAAAGGGCAGGCGGAGAAAAGGACGCGGCTAGAGGACCCAAGTACTAGTTCTGTAATGGGAGACATCTTGGAGAAAAACACTGACACACCAGAAGTATTAGATGCAGAAGATGACAATGTATATTATCCTAAAGTCCTCCCGTCCTTATTAGGTGAAATTGTAGAGAGAAATGtgactgattttgttgattatgaCACAAAAGTTATGCCCTCACAAGGGTTCCCTGTAGTCAGTAAGAGAGGAAGTATATTTTCTAAGAAAactcaaattaagaaaaatgaaCATACTACAATGGACATAGATGAACCGTCAAGTAGTATGGATAAAGTATCTAATATTAATCTCCCACCAAAAAGTTTCATTGTAGAATCAAATGATGCTGAAAATATTCATggagaaaatgttaaaaagcttAAAGAAATGTCAGAGAAAGATATATTAGAAGAACAGAAAAAACTGCTTTCCAGTTTAGATCCCAAACTGGTtgagtttttaaaaacaaaacggcAACAAGGTTCCTCtgctaaaataacaaaagtagaAGAAGGTGCTACTGAAGCAATTGAcaataaaatggaaattataGAAACACCTGGTGTATCAACAAATGATGATTTATGGGATAATGATGTCTTATCCCACCCCAAAGTAAACAACTGGCTACATTTCGATACATTAGAAAAAGACAAGTTAGAATGGATGAAAGGCATTGAAGAGAGCAAGAAAATCAAAATGGATGAACCTTATGAAGCTAGGTTTGACTTCACTGGATATTTACTCCCATACTCTATAGATTATAATGAGAAAACAAAGCCATTATTTCACCATGGAGATGAACCACACAGACCAGGATACTCCATCACAGAGCTGATAGAACTAAGTAGGTCAACCATCACACAACAGAGAGTAATGGCCCTCAACACTATAGCAGGCATTCTAGAGTACCACAGTGCAGGCACATACAAGAACATAATTGAAATACCAATAAGCAaactcttttttataataaggaTAGCGATGGATGacaataaagttattgttttagaaCCAGCATTGAAGGCAATGCGCAATCTGCTGTATAACAGGATTGATGAAGCAAGTCTGGATGCCTTGATTGGGTTTGAAGAGGGTACTTTACAACCTTGTCTAGAAAATGACAAATCTGAAATAGAAGAACTACAGTCCCGAGAATCCGAATTCACAGATTACCACTTAGCTGAAATTGATATCATGACAGCTTTACAAAGGACAGAGATTTTACAGAGACTGTATTACATATTGGAAACAATCAGGCCTAGCTTTAACTCTGTTCAATATTCCTTGCAAATCTTGTCAAGGTTAGCAAGAGATTCTGTAGATGTAGCCCTTAGGATAGCAGAAATGGATCACTTAATGTACACAATTATGAAACACTTCATTCCAGTCACCAGTACTAACTTTGTGTTTGACCCAAGCATTGTGTATAATGGAAAACCTATTTTAGCGGCATTGAAGCTTCTCAGAATCCTATCACTACAATCTATAGAGGTAACTAGAATTTTACTCACTAAATATGAGATTTTGAAACCTATATCGGAGTACATAAGCTCTGGGGTCGACAGAACATATGGTTTGAAGATACAAACAGAGGCTTTTTGTACTCTATCAAATATACTCTGCTTTGGACTAGGCACTGAAGTGGCAATCGCTTTATCTCCTGTGATAGTGACTGCACTACACAAGCATGTAAAAGGCACAGATATATTTGTTGAATCGTCCATTTTATCAGCTACGCATGCAGCAGTGGTATTACAACTCGTAAATCGCCTCCTACGATGTATTTTGAATGGCATGGATAGTTACAAGTCGCAAATTTATCCCTTGCTCAAGGAGGGTGTACAAAAATGGATGACACAGTTATCAGTTGCTGACAGTTATACCTGCGGACATTTACGTCTTCTCTGTTCAGCTATAGATTGCTGTAAGACTGTCACGTTAATAGAAAATCTGCCTATGAAGTTCCTAAACGACTCTTTACGGAATCTGTCGCAATCTCACGGATTCGATgtgattataaaaaatcttataccCAGTTCCAATTTACTATCCGGTTTGGAAAACAAGGATCTGAACTTGACTAAGAATCTGATGAGTCTTGGCGGGTCCGTCATCGATTCGAGGCAGAAAGTACTACCAGTACTGACGGTCGGGTCGCCAATACCCTTCCTTGCTTCTTTGTTCAATCTGCTAACTTACGTGAATGATAAAGAAACTTCTGAAACATTTTTGAGGCATCTCTCTACGTATTTGAGTAAACTAAGCAATAAAGTGCCAAGTCTCTGTGATAACTGGTTTACGAGGATGGAAATAACTTTCGTCTTCAGCGTTATAAAATTGTCGACACAATACGATATTTCGGAAGGTAGCAAAGATTTGTTATACACTGTAGCAAACAAACTGTGTTACATATTGAGAAACGACAAGAAATATGAACTGGATTTCCTTTTCAGTTATGTCGTGTTTAACAAGCATTGGTTCACGGCCGAGAGATTATTAAACCTCGTCAATTTAACAGACGCTGATGGTTTTTCAAAAGCGTTAACCTCAATTGAGGACATCAAACTATGCTACAGTAAAGTGGTAAACATGAATTACAGAGACACAgggccgaatattcggttcaGGAGTTGGCTGGAACCGATTTTGCCTCGAGACTGGATTTACTTCCCTATTTTGACTTTGTATAGCAAGAGTCAAGAGGCCGATAACACTCCCAAAGTTGTAGGCGAGCACGCTAAGAGGGTAGCAGAGAGAGTGGCCGCTGACAAGGAATTCATAATTAGATGCAGCTTAGAATGGATCTTATTCAACGAACTATGCTTTCCGGATCTCCTGAACGACATTGACGTCACCGACAGATTCTGCCGCATCATGTGTGTATTCCTCTGTGACAACTCACTATTCTTGGACGcgaaaatcaaaatattgttaCGAAAATGCACTGAGGTCTTGTTCAAAAAGAAATCGAAGCTGGACTTTGATAAACCACTAATTGGACTGATTAATTTTCAAGACTTTTACACACAGCTTCTAGAACAATTCCAGTCAGTCAGTTATGGCGACCCTACGTTTGCGTCGTGTATATTGGTACCATTAGCTCAGAAACACAATGTGAAATGGCGAAAACTTTTATGGTCGGAATATGCAGGGTGCCTGAGGGCGCTGGATTGTCCTGAAGAAGTACTGTGCTACGATATCAAGGATTATTTGTACCCAGAAGAAACCGACGAGTCTTTGATCCAATCATATTTTCTCGCTCTGTCGACAAACTTACTGAGACCTGGAACGATAGCCCATAGAATAGCATCCCATCACGCAGCGAGTTATAGCAAACGAAATGTACCccaagaataa
- the LOC113494505 gene encoding cell division control protein 45 homolog encodes MFIEDIKNDFYNVLLGNRVLLLVHYDVDAICTCKILQSLFKCDNVSYTLVPVGGIAELRQAYDENNEEIKYVVLVNCGGTIDLVDILQPEEDVVFFVLDAHKPTDVCNVYSDGQVRLVYKDDEENIPNFDDIFRDDEDEENEESESGREGLEAMVERRRERRAWEERRNTLMFNYTQFSYYGKPSACVAVELAWRVSRCGWAAVWAGAVAAAAQAALHTRAPAAALLDADHLTRHLPPEHTHTGSRVSLEKDVNLPLYRRWSLEAALRHSPALAPALRLHTVAGQTRLRQLLADTGIPLQQARQAYRSMDVELRRSLLTALQSAAPKHKLPDPTHTTFLLHRVHSPTLAATDIVYAIMGLIEHETLPRAEGFQHALAALDTEAGDNDSRRLGCASAQRALEAAARLAHATLSARQLHLAGPFSYFIVQEGTAEASLVRGPLWLGVAARWLAAGGAAVLGSAPGPPGSCLLLGVPPRYQHETRNLFGAAFEQAATKCGASVSLDYLDSSVITLPTAQRAQFLDALTALLA; translated from the exons ATGTTTATAGAGGATATAAAGAACGATTTCTACAATGTACTACTCGGGAAT AGGGTGCTATTGTTAGTTCATTACGATGTGGATGCGATTTGTACTTGTAAGATATTGCAGAGTTTGTTTAAATGTGATAATGTGTCGTATACACTGGTCCCCGTGGGGGGTATAGCGGAGTTGCGTCAAGCTTACGATGAGAATAACGAGGAGATAAAGTACGTGGTGCTGGTGAACTGCGGCGGGACCATAGACCTGGTGGATATCCTGCAGCCGGAGGAAGATGTGGTGTTCTTTGTGCTAGACGCCCACAAACCCACTGATGTGTGCAATGTGTATAGTGATGGACAG GTGAGATTAGTATATAAGGATGATGAAGAAAACATTCCCAACTTTGATGATATATTCAGAGATGACGAAGATGAGGAG aatgAAGAGTCAGAGAGTGGTCGCGAAGGTCTGGAGGCGATGGTGGAGCGCCGGCGCGAGCGCCGCGCCTGGGAGGAGAGGCGAAACACACTCATGTTTAACTACACACAGTTCTCTTACTACGGGAAACCT AGCGCGTGCGTGGCGGTGGAGCTGGCGTGGCGCGTGTCGCGCTGCGGCTGGGCGGCCGTGTGGGCGGGCGCcgtggccgccgccgcgcaggCCGCGCTGCAcacgcgcgcgcccgccgccgcgctgctggaCGCCGACCACCTCACCAGGCATCTGCCGCCCGAACACACGCACACC GGTAGCCGTGTGAGCCTGGAGAAGGATGTCAACCTCCCCCTATACCGTCGCTGGTCGCTAGAAGCCGCGTTACGTCACTCGCCGGCGCTGGCGCCCGCGCTCCGCCTGCACACGGTGGCCGGACAGACGCGGCTTCGGCAACTGCTCGCTGATACTGG TATCCCGCTGCAGCAGGCTCGGCAGGCCTACCGCTCCATGGACGTGGAACTCCGCCGCTCGCTGCTGACGGCGCTACAGAGCGCGGCCCCCAAGCACAAGCTGCCGGACCCCACGCACACCACGTTCCTGCTGCACAGGGTGCACTCACCCACACTGGCGGCCACGGACATCGTGTACGCGATTATGGGCCTTATTGAACAT GAGACGTTACCCCGCGCGGAAGGCTTCCAGCACGCTCTGGCCGCGCTGGACACGGAGGCGGGAGACAACGACAGCCGCCGCCTGGGCTGCGCCAGCGCACAGCGCGCGCTCGAggccgccgcccgcctcgcGCACGCCACGCTCAGCGCCAGGCAGCTGCACCTGGCCGGGCCCTTCAGCTACTTCATCGTGCAGGAG GGCACGGCGGAGGCCAGCCTGGTCCGCGGGCCGCTGTGGCTGGGCGTGGCGGCGCGCTggctggcggcgggcggcgcggccgtGCTGGGCTCGGCCCCGGGCCCGCCCGGCAGCTGTCTGCTGCTCGGGGTGCCGCCGCGCTACCAGCACGAGACCAGGAA TTTGTTCGGCGCGGCCTTCGAGCAGGCAGCCACCAAGTGCGGCGCGTCGGTGTCGCTGGACTACCTGGACTCGTCCGTCATCACGCTGCCCACCGCCCAGCGCGCGCAGTTCCTGGACGCGCTCACCGCCTTACTAGCCTAG
- the LOC113494540 gene encoding venom serine carboxypeptidase-like gives MLLITVLNLFCLVNAIFFNKLYPRMKLSAKRTKHCGEPLFLTPYLDQGAIDVAQNLSRVAMTEHMGIKSHAGFFTVDPQTHTNMYFWYFPPFTKCQEAPIILWVQGGVGGSSLFGLFREVGPLVVKGHHELLERRYHWALNYHLLFIDNPAGVGFSYTECPASYCTDGYCVGNELYKTLLQFFQLFPDINRNDFYIAGESYAAKYIPFLGQVIHNENAKIKDNTTIHLKGMLLSSAYCDPINQLDYGNYLYQHGLIDNKELNVFLKYQIEIAVELKKKHWLKANVLMDRLMEGQVTRFSLFKHYTGFNYYYNLLESEPRYDWLHFLSLLHENEVRSSIHVGGLRFNDGEAAQTMLALDMMQSAAPLISELLSHYRFLFYNGQLDIIVAYPLTVNFLKNLNFSSSSQYSEATRKVWRVGKVVAGYIKQAGNLTEALVRNAGHLVSQDKPKWTLDLITRFIRNDYKF, from the coding sequence ATGTTACTGATAACTGTCCTCAATCTGTTTTGTTTGGTGAATgctattttctttaataaactaTATCCGAGGATGAAGCTGAGCGCGAAACGAACCAAACACTGCGGGGAGCCGCTGTTCCTGACACCCTATCTGGACCAGGGCGCGATAGACGTCGCCCAGAACCTTTCCCGCGTTGCTATGACGGAACATATGGGCATAAAGAGTCATGCCGGTTTCTTCACGGTCGAcccacaaacacacacaaacatgtATTTCTGGTACTTTCCACCTTTTACGAAATGCCAAGAAGCGCCTATTATACTGTGGGTCCAGGGCGGGGTAGGAGGCAGCTCACTCTTCGGGCTGTTCCGAGAAGTGGGCCCTCTGGTAGTAAAAGGTCACCACGAACTTCTAGAAAGGAGGTACCATTGGGCTCTGAACTATCACCTCCTTTTCATCGACAACCCTGCTGGTGTTGGCTTCAGCTACACAGAATGTCCAGCCAGTTACTGCACAGATGGATACTGCGTTGGAAACGAACTTTACAAAACTTTGCTCCAATTTTTCCAACTATTTCCTGATATAAATCGTAATGATTTCTACATTGCCGGCGAATCCTATGCCGCGAAGTATATACCATTTTTGGGGCAGGTGATACATAACGAGAATgcaaaaattaaagataatacaacaatacatttgaAGGGCATGCTATTAAGCAGTGCTTATTGCGATCCTATTAATCAACTGGATTACGGAAACTATTTATACCAACACGGTTTGATTGATAATAAAGAGTTGAACGTGTTCCTCAAATACCAAATTGAAATAGCTGTGGAGTTAAAGAAGAAGCACTGGTTGAAGGCGAACGTTCTTATGGACAGATTGATGGAAGGACAAGTGACGCGGTTTTCGCTTTTCAAACATTACACGGGCTTCAATTATTACTACAACTTGCTGGAATCAGAGCCGAGATACGACTGGTTGCACTTTTTGTCTCTCCTGCACGAAAACGAAGTTAGGAGCAGTATTCACGTGGGAGGCTTGAGGTTTAACGACGGGGAGGCAGCTCAGACGATGCTGGCACTCGATATGATGCAGTCCGCCGCTCCTCTCATATCTGAACTGCTCTCGCACTATAGGTTCTTATTCTACAACGGTCAACTGGATATCATAGTCGCGTATCCATTGACcgtaaactttttgaaaaaccTGAACTTTTCATCTTCCTCACAATATTCTGAGGCTACTCGCAAAGTTTGGAGGGTTGGTAAGGTAGTGGCGGGCTATATAAAGCAGGCAGGGAACCTGACGGAAGCCCTGGTAAGGAATGCGGGGCATCTGGTGTCGCAAGACAAACCTAAGTGGACTTTAGATTTGATCACAAGATTTATCAGAAAtgattataagttttaa
- the LOC113494514 gene encoding venom serine carboxypeptidase-like has product MAMGNAYCDPKNQLDYGNYLYQLGLLDSNQLNIFLKYQMEIYTQIQKENWEQADALMDKLMDGELSNFSYFKHYTGFDYYYNFLQASGNDDMTIFAELLQNDNVRRSVHVGGRPFSDGQKVQLLLALDMLKSVAPFIEELLSHYRIMFYNGQLDIVVAYPLTESFLRNLKFSSAEEYKKAVRHIWRVDKEVAGYIKHAGNITDVLVRNAGHMVPKDQPKWALDLITRFINNDDKI; this is encoded by the coding sequence ATGGCTATGGGCAACGCTTACTGTGATCCAAAGAACCAATTAGACTATGGTAACTATTTGTATCAACTTGGATTGTTAGACAGCAACCAGTTGaatatatttctgaaatatCAGATGGAGATCTATACTCAAATTCAGAAGGAAAATTGGGAGCAAGCTGATGCACTCATGGATAAACTGATGGATGGGGAACTGAGTAACTTCTCATACTTTAAACATTATACTGGGTTTGATTACTATTACAACTTTTTGCAAGCGTCAGGCAATGATGATATGACTATTTTTGCTGAACTGCTTCAAAATGATAATGTCAGGCGTAGTGTCCATGTCGGGGGGAGACCTTTCAGTGATGGCCAGAAAGTCCAATTGCTGTTGGCACTGGACATGCTCAAGTCTGTAGCTCCATTCATAGAAGAACTGCTCTCACATTACCGAATCATGTTTTACAATGGACAGCTAGATATTGTTGTGGCATACCCTTTGACCGAGAGCTTCTTACGAAACTTGAAGTTTTCTTCTGCAGAAGAGTATAAAAAGGCAGTTCGCCACATTTGGAGGGTAGATAAAGAAGTGGCCGGCTACATTAAACACGCAGGGAATATTACAGATGTGTTGGTACGAAATGCTGGTCATATGGTCCCAAAAGACCAACCAAAGTGGGCCCTAGATCTGATCACAAGATTTATTAATAATGatgacaaaatttaa